A region of uncultured Draconibacterium sp. DNA encodes the following proteins:
- a CDS encoding RagB/SusD family nutrient uptake outer membrane protein has translation MKRNINNILRLGILTLFILSIFACDQEDFLENIDKANLSDATQWASDGNADIFLNDVYSELANKWNTSENLDYYTDDYNISHYYTASNWRQGVCLAPSSSTTNAWFGTEGPTEGYYSWSNFFVYVRKANTFIQKIEENKENFSTDWYNKRMDEAKFLRAFFYSEMFMHYGGLPIITEPLDRNTMTEDELLYPRETFGATFDFIVSELEAIVNNGNLPVKYNAGEGEAGHATIGAALALKGWMELFAASELFNSGSSYLPDPENNVHFASPRAGLYAQAAATNKKFIDMYGDGQYYELFDDIANLWRAANEYNSEVIWDRQIVANVGGMGANYERRGGPTYVLGQYMTWGNYNPTQELVDKFKMANGKDISDPTSGYDPQNPYVDREPRFYDFIVYDGAPYKLDWMPETDIIYTRIDETYPNPDKTNQIDLAGKTDAGDSGYYQKKKLNPDAAPADDASGQNFVYYRYAEVLLNYAEAQNEAVGPDASVYSAINKIRARGGIPDLEPGLSQEEMREAIRDERRVELCFENKRYHDNKRWKIAEQTMGTQRHNMVIRNTVPSDNSGVWVYSVEEEVKWTAAFNLKQYMTPIPQDVIDQNPKIVQNPGY, from the coding sequence ATGAAAAGAAATATAAATAATATACTCCGCTTAGGAATATTAACCTTGTTTATACTAAGTATATTCGCCTGCGATCAGGAGGATTTCCTGGAAAATATTGATAAAGCAAACCTTAGTGATGCTACACAATGGGCATCAGATGGTAATGCCGATATTTTCCTAAATGACGTGTATAGTGAACTTGCAAATAAATGGAATACCTCTGAAAATTTAGATTATTATACCGACGATTACAATATCAGCCACTATTATACGGCTTCCAACTGGAGACAGGGAGTTTGTCTTGCTCCATCGTCAAGTACAACTAATGCCTGGTTTGGAACAGAAGGACCAACCGAAGGCTATTATTCGTGGTCAAACTTTTTTGTTTATGTAAGAAAGGCCAATACCTTTATTCAAAAGATCGAAGAAAATAAAGAAAACTTTTCTACCGACTGGTACAATAAACGTATGGATGAAGCCAAATTCTTAAGAGCATTTTTCTATAGTGAAATGTTTATGCATTACGGTGGTTTGCCTATTATTACCGAACCACTCGACAGAAATACTATGACAGAAGATGAATTGCTCTATCCAAGAGAAACATTTGGAGCCACATTTGATTTTATTGTTAGCGAGCTGGAAGCAATCGTTAATAACGGAAATTTACCGGTGAAATATAATGCAGGAGAAGGAGAGGCAGGGCATGCCACAATAGGTGCAGCCCTGGCATTAAAAGGATGGATGGAGCTATTTGCAGCCAGCGAGCTATTTAACAGTGGTTCATCTTATCTTCCTGACCCGGAAAACAATGTTCACTTTGCATCTCCAAGAGCGGGATTGTATGCCCAGGCTGCTGCAACAAATAAAAAGTTTATCGATATGTATGGCGACGGTCAGTACTACGAACTATTTGATGATATTGCCAACTTATGGCGGGCAGCAAACGAATATAACTCTGAGGTTATTTGGGACAGGCAAATTGTTGCCAATGTTGGAGGTATGGGAGCCAACTATGAAAGACGAGGAGGACCAACTTATGTATTAGGTCAATATATGACCTGGGGTAATTATAACCCAACACAGGAACTGGTTGACAAATTCAAGATGGCAAATGGAAAAGACATCAGCGATCCAACTTCCGGTTACGATCCACAAAATCCATATGTAGACAGAGAACCACGGTTTTACGATTTTATCGTTTACGACGGAGCTCCTTATAAACTGGACTGGATGCCCGAAACAGACATTATTTATACCCGAATTGATGAAACCTATCCAAATCCTGATAAAACCAACCAGATTGATTTGGCGGGTAAAACTGATGCAGGTGATTCAGGTTATTATCAAAAGAAAAAACTGAATCCTGATGCAGCTCCTGCCGATGATGCCAGTGGACAGAACTTTGTTTACTACCGTTATGCCGAAGTGCTGCTAAATTATGCCGAAGCACAAAATGAGGCTGTTGGCCCCGATGCATCGGTTTACAGTGCAATCAATAAAATAAGGGCGCGCGGCGGTATTCCGGATCTTGAACCAGGTTTATCTCAGGAAGAAATGCGTGAGGCAATTCGAGACGAACGTCGTGTTGAACTTTGTTTTGAGAATAAAAGATACCATGATAACAAACGTTGGAAAATTGCCGAACAAACAATGGGTACCCAACGTCACAACATGGTGATTAGAAATACTGTTCCAAGCGACAATTCCGGAGTTTGGGTATATAGTGTTGAAGAAGAAGTGAAGTGGACTGCTGCATTTAATCTGAAACAATATATGACGCCTATTCCTCAGGATGTTATTGATCAAAATCCGAAAATCGTACAAAATCCCGGATATTAA
- a CDS encoding Gfo/Idh/MocA family oxidoreductase, translating into MTNFSRRRFIQTSSIGAAGITALPLLQSFKAGANDTIRIGFIGLGQQAMNLLNGFRHIKGVEVVAGADVYGIKRKRFEKQVKEYYPDGEVTTYLDYRPIIDRNDIDAVVIATPDHWHAMIAIDACNAGKDIYQEKPITFTIKESIKVAEAVRRNNVIFATGSQQRSDSNYQHAVSMVHREAFGKLTKVQAYVGPGPDPYDLPEEPIPEDLDWNRWLGPLPHSIHFNSALALPISIDPPVRERGWGRWRYYKETGGGFTCDWGAHNFDIGQWALKKDHSGPVKVIPPGYQGAKYLTYVYDNGLEMLNEPYDDRKTLGLKFWGEDGWIEVSRGKIAASDKSLLPPDQGEKDAGLYERSAGHVEDFINSVRARRDPIAPVEVGQRTVACCILGNIAYELNRPVLWSPDAQYFINDPEAEKYYHREYQNGYKL; encoded by the coding sequence ATGACAAATTTTTCAAGAAGAAGGTTTATTCAAACCAGTTCAATTGGTGCCGCAGGTATAACTGCGTTGCCACTATTACAAAGTTTTAAGGCTGGTGCTAACGATACAATACGTATTGGATTTATTGGCCTTGGTCAACAAGCTATGAACTTATTAAACGGATTCCGCCACATAAAAGGAGTTGAAGTAGTAGCCGGGGCAGACGTTTACGGAATTAAAAGAAAACGGTTCGAGAAACAAGTTAAAGAATATTACCCTGATGGAGAGGTGACCACCTATTTGGATTACCGCCCTATAATTGATCGTAACGATATTGATGCAGTGGTAATTGCAACACCCGACCACTGGCACGCCATGATCGCTATTGATGCATGTAATGCCGGTAAAGACATCTATCAGGAAAAGCCAATAACTTTTACCATTAAAGAGAGTATAAAAGTTGCCGAGGCTGTGCGTCGTAACAATGTGATTTTCGCCACAGGAAGCCAGCAACGTTCCGACAGCAATTATCAACACGCCGTGAGTATGGTTCATCGGGAAGCCTTCGGAAAACTCACAAAAGTTCAGGCTTATGTAGGTCCGGGTCCCGATCCGTATGACTTACCTGAAGAACCAATTCCTGAAGATCTGGACTGGAATCGTTGGTTGGGGCCACTTCCGCATAGTATTCATTTTAATTCAGCACTTGCATTACCAATTTCTATCGATCCACCGGTAAGAGAAAGAGGCTGGGGGCGTTGGAGATATTATAAAGAAACCGGTGGCGGTTTTACCTGCGACTGGGGTGCACACAATTTCGATATTGGCCAGTGGGCTTTGAAAAAAGATCACAGTGGTCCGGTTAAAGTTATTCCACCGGGTTACCAGGGTGCCAAATACCTGACCTATGTTTACGATAATGGCCTGGAAATGTTAAATGAGCCTTACGATGACCGGAAAACGCTCGGTCTTAAATTCTGGGGAGAAGATGGATGGATTGAAGTTTCAAGAGGAAAAATTGCGGCTTCAGATAAGTCATTACTGCCGCCTGATCAGGGTGAAAAAGATGCAGGACTTTATGAAAGAAGCGCAGGACATGTGGAAGACTTTATCAATTCAGTACGGGCACGACGAGATCCTATTGCACCGGTAGAAGTTGGCCAGAGAACAGTTGCATGCTGCATATTAGGAAACATTGCCTACGAATTAAACCGTCCGGTACTATGGTCTCCTGATGCCCAGTATTTTATCAACGATCCGGAGGCTGAAAAATATTATCACCGGGAATACCAGAATGGATACAAATTATAA
- a CDS encoding ThuA domain-containing protein produces the protein MNSLSRRKFVQTTIAAGAGGILLPKNMAKAAEVETTDSLKGKKVLYVWGGWPGHEPKQSVDVFVPWMRSEGAEVVVSDTLDSYLDKDLMDSRDLIIQIVTMSQIRREQESGLLAAVKENGTGIAGWHGGLNDSFRNNTEYQFMIGSQWVAHPGNVIDFRVNIVDHDDPITAGLDDFDLHSEQYYMHVDPNVKVLSTTKFIAGHAPWADGCVMPVAYKKYYGEGRVFFSSSGHVMADFEVPEAMEIMKRGIRWASESKYQPKESWVSPAY, from the coding sequence ATGAATTCTTTATCCAGAAGAAAATTTGTACAAACCACAATAGCAGCAGGAGCCGGAGGGATCCTGCTGCCTAAAAATATGGCGAAAGCAGCTGAAGTTGAAACCACCGACTCGCTAAAAGGTAAAAAGGTACTTTACGTTTGGGGAGGCTGGCCAGGGCACGAACCGAAACAGTCTGTTGATGTTTTTGTGCCATGGATGCGATCTGAAGGAGCCGAAGTTGTGGTTTCTGATACGCTTGATTCATACCTCGATAAAGATCTGATGGACTCCAGAGATCTTATCATTCAAATCGTCACCATGTCTCAAATCAGAAGAGAACAGGAAAGTGGCCTTTTAGCCGCCGTTAAAGAAAACGGAACTGGTATCGCCGGATGGCATGGTGGTCTGAATGATTCGTTCAGGAACAATACCGAGTACCAGTTTATGATTGGTTCGCAATGGGTAGCACATCCCGGTAACGTTATCGATTTCAGGGTTAATATTGTCGATCATGATGATCCGATAACCGCTGGTCTCGACGATTTTGATTTGCACTCGGAACAATATTACATGCATGTTGATCCAAACGTTAAAGTGCTTTCAACAACAAAATTTATTGCAGGTCATGCTCCATGGGCCGATGGTTGTGTAATGCCGGTAGCTTACAAAAAATATTATGGCGAGGGAAGAGTCTTTTTCTCCTCTTCGGGTCATGTAATGGCAGATTTCGAAGTTCCTGAAGCCATGGAAATTATGAAAAGAGGAATACGGTGGGCCAGCGAAAGTAAATATCAGCCCAAAGAAAGTTGGGTGAGCCCTGCCTACTAG
- a CDS encoding Gfo/Idh/MocA family oxidoreductase produces MRNIDRRRFLQSATAIGVGTALIPNLLSCSPSQKVNIAIIGVGGRGRENWSKSKNENIVAMCDVNDESAAEGYKTFPKAKRYKDYRKMFDEMADEIDAVMVSTPDHSHFPAAMTAMQLGKHVFVEKPLAHNVWQLRTLKKVAEYYNVITQMGNQGHTTDGIRKVKEWYDAGVTGEVKEIFAWFNGPEFGEGKYFTKPGQYPPAEQAIPETLDWDLWLGPAAVRPYNKVYVPRSWRGFYDFGNGELGDWACHTLDAPFWSLELGMPTIVETEFHSGSPNGFVPDKSVIRFEFPERGNKPPAVLKWYEGGLKPENRPEWGIDDLPPSGMIMVGEKQSIITGGRPNNAMLIMTDEEWEDWVANKMPAPTIPRIEGGPVKEFLDAIKGDGPMPGSNFNYATGLTEMALIGVLAQRFNTRIEYDAVNMKVSNHPELDQYIKEPVRTGWEYGEELW; encoded by the coding sequence ATGAGAAATATTGATAGAAGAAGGTTTCTTCAATCTGCTACTGCTATAGGTGTTGGTACGGCATTAATTCCAAATTTATTGAGCTGTTCGCCTTCTCAAAAAGTTAACATTGCCATTATTGGAGTTGGTGGACGAGGTCGTGAAAACTGGAGTAAAAGCAAGAATGAAAATATTGTTGCTATGTGCGATGTAAACGACGAAAGTGCCGCTGAAGGTTATAAGACTTTCCCAAAAGCCAAACGATATAAAGATTATCGAAAAATGTTCGACGAAATGGCTGATGAAATTGATGCGGTTATGGTATCAACGCCTGATCATAGTCATTTTCCGGCGGCAATGACGGCAATGCAATTGGGAAAACATGTTTTTGTTGAAAAACCACTGGCTCATAATGTCTGGCAATTAAGAACACTAAAAAAAGTAGCAGAGTATTACAATGTAATAACACAAATGGGTAACCAGGGGCATACAACTGATGGTATCAGGAAAGTAAAAGAATGGTACGATGCAGGAGTAACGGGAGAGGTAAAAGAAATATTTGCCTGGTTTAACGGACCCGAATTTGGCGAAGGAAAATATTTCACCAAACCAGGGCAGTACCCGCCTGCTGAACAAGCTATACCTGAAACTCTGGATTGGGATTTGTGGCTGGGGCCTGCTGCTGTTCGGCCTTATAACAAAGTTTATGTTCCCCGCTCGTGGAGAGGCTTTTATGATTTCGGAAATGGCGAATTAGGCGACTGGGCCTGCCATACGCTGGATGCTCCGTTCTGGTCATTAGAATTAGGGATGCCTACTATTGTTGAAACTGAATTCCATTCGGGTTCACCTAATGGTTTTGTGCCCGATAAATCAGTAATTCGTTTTGAATTTCCGGAAAGAGGAAATAAACCACCGGCGGTTTTGAAATGGTATGAAGGTGGATTGAAACCGGAAAACAGACCTGAATGGGGAATAGATGATTTGCCTCCCTCGGGAATGATAATGGTTGGTGAAAAGCAAAGTATAATAACCGGTGGCCGGCCAAATAATGCAATGCTGATCATGACAGATGAAGAGTGGGAGGATTGGGTTGCCAACAAAATGCCAGCACCTACAATTCCCAGAATTGAGGGAGGGCCTGTTAAAGAATTTTTGGATGCCATTAAAGGTGATGGCCCAATGCCCGGTTCGAACTTTAATTATGCTACCGGCCTAACAGAAATGGCTTTAATAGGTGTTCTTGCACAGCGTTTTAATACACGTATTGAATACGATGCAGTAAACATGAAGGTAAGCAACCACCCTGAGTTGGATCAATACATTAAAGAACCCGTTCGTACAGGGTGGGAATATGGTGAAGAACTTTGGTAA
- a CDS encoding MFS transporter, giving the protein MNKIRTSLLFNTSCLALVVTALSFGTRGGFITPWMEEFNLAGAEVGWIVGTAFWGFTLAMVIFGPLVDILGIGKVMAIAFACHIIGLTWTIFAQGFWSLFFSTMFIGIANGSVEAAANPLVTALYPNNKTAKLNRFHMWFPAGIVIGGLIVFFLNEIGIGWRIQTAVMLLPTLIYGLFFFRQKFPKTERVTAGASYKDMLKACVSPLFLFMAFCMLFTAATELGTNQWIAALFNNSVSNLFGEGIGAILILVWISAIMALARLVAGPVVHRLSGIGVLLFSAVFSGIGLYLMSISSGAVLFASATVFALGIGFFWPNMLGVVAEKVPTSGALGLAIMGGIGFLGGAIAQPVLGKIYDVQTTKFGDDLAAGAATLQYVIILTAFLSLAFLYLFLKHRKKKVVEA; this is encoded by the coding sequence ATGAATAAAATCAGAACTTCTTTGTTGTTTAATACCAGCTGCCTGGCTCTGGTAGTAACAGCCCTTTCCTTTGGAACCCGCGGTGGCTTTATTACTCCGTGGATGGAAGAATTTAACCTCGCCGGGGCAGAGGTCGGATGGATTGTTGGAACCGCTTTTTGGGGATTTACACTTGCCATGGTAATTTTTGGTCCCCTGGTTGACATCCTGGGCATCGGAAAAGTTATGGCTATTGCTTTTGCCTGCCACATTATTGGCCTTACATGGACCATTTTTGCACAAGGTTTTTGGTCGCTTTTCTTTTCAACCATGTTTATTGGTATTGCAAACGGAAGTGTTGAAGCCGCGGCAAACCCATTGGTTACGGCCCTTTATCCGAATAATAAAACGGCAAAGCTGAATCGCTTTCATATGTGGTTCCCGGCCGGTATTGTAATCGGAGGTCTTATTGTTTTCTTTTTAAATGAAATTGGTATCGGATGGCGTATTCAAACAGCAGTAATGTTATTACCCACTTTGATTTACGGCTTGTTTTTCTTCCGTCAAAAGTTTCCGAAAACAGAAAGGGTTACAGCCGGCGCATCGTACAAAGATATGCTAAAAGCATGTGTGTCTCCATTATTTCTTTTTATGGCCTTTTGTATGTTGTTTACAGCTGCCACCGAATTAGGAACCAACCAGTGGATTGCTGCATTATTTAATAATTCGGTAAGTAACTTATTTGGCGAAGGGATTGGAGCAATTTTGATCCTGGTTTGGATCTCAGCAATTATGGCTTTGGCCAGATTGGTTGCAGGCCCGGTTGTTCACCGTTTATCGGGTATCGGAGTATTATTGTTCTCCGCTGTTTTTTCCGGAATTGGTCTTTATTTAATGAGCATCTCATCCGGTGCTGTATTATTTGCATCGGCTACGGTTTTTGCATTGGGCATAGGATTCTTTTGGCCGAATATGTTGGGAGTAGTTGCCGAAAAGGTGCCAACAAGCGGGGCTTTGGGATTAGCCATAATGGGAGGGATTGGATTCCTCGGAGGAGCTATTGCTCAACCCGTATTGGGTAAAATTTATGATGTACAAACTACCAAGTTTGGTGATGATTTAGCTGCAGGTGCAGCTACACTCCAGTATGTAATTATTCTTACCGCATTTCTTTCGCTGGCTTTTTTGTACTTGTTTTTAAAACATAGAAAAAAGAAAGTAGTAGAAGCTTAG
- a CDS encoding glycoside hydrolase family 9 protein, giving the protein MKKLSFLFYLLVVISTNNLNAQEFKLNSSGYFQNHGVDVMAFDDIYPEGHQGGVSLIMHGNRIATNGDIRLEPTPGQWQPVPKQRDRVTDQDKNTITAYLSFPDSSRHITGFNPMVYPDLQINYTVNVEGKGSSVIVTVDLEQPIPQKYLGKVGFNMELFPGALFGKPWIMDDKTGVFPQQPNGPTLYEPSNYNDPGNFNPDGKASAEHLAGEGYSPIIADDIVAEPYAQGHLFVVRPDDPYGKFSIESKGAALKLYDGRMNHNNGWFVIRSEIPAGKTKEAIKWIITPNVVEDWQYTPVVQTSQVGYHSKQQKTAIIELDKRSEKTESPALFKITASGEEEVLSKPGEEWGQFLRYNYLKFDFTEINSPGLYQVRYGNSASPVFRIDDAVYDRGVWQPVLEYFLPVQMCHMRVNEKYRVWHDDCHMDDARMAPVNFNHIDGYVQGESTLTDYSPGDVVPGLNIGGWHDAGDFDLRVESQAGEAYILALAYEAFGVDYDATSIDQQKRISEIHQPDGKADLLQQVENGALTVIGGYRALGRLYRGIICNNLRQYVMLGDASAMTDNISGNDDDRWVFTEDNPYRELTTAAQMAATARVLKGFNDTLSAQALDCAKTLFEVTEANGRSKAAKIHAATELYLTTGDDIYKNYLLSETEFITRAIGFVGWYIGRAEKKINDPDFTKAIRGAMSGLNEQIKKQGAETPYGIPYRPQIWGAGWDIQSFGFRQYFLHTAYPDIFSSEYIYNALNFILGCHPGSNTSSFASGIGARSATVGYGLNRADWSYIPGGVVSGTALIRPDFPELLEFPYLWQQVEYVLGGGSSHFMFLALAAQQLLKEE; this is encoded by the coding sequence ATGAAGAAACTTTCTTTCCTTTTCTATTTACTGGTAGTAATCAGTACCAACAATCTCAACGCTCAGGAATTCAAACTTAATTCATCCGGTTATTTCCAAAACCATGGAGTGGATGTAATGGCCTTCGATGATATTTATCCTGAAGGTCACCAGGGCGGTGTTTCGCTGATTATGCACGGAAACCGTATTGCCACCAATGGCGACATCAGATTGGAGCCCACTCCCGGACAATGGCAGCCAGTGCCTAAACAACGCGACCGCGTTACAGATCAGGATAAAAATACGATTACTGCGTATTTAAGTTTTCCCGACTCATCGCGCCACATTACGGGCTTTAACCCTATGGTTTACCCCGATTTGCAAATAAACTACACCGTAAATGTTGAAGGCAAAGGCAGCTCGGTTATCGTCACCGTTGACCTGGAGCAGCCCATTCCGCAAAAATACCTCGGTAAAGTGGGTTTTAATATGGAGCTTTTCCCGGGAGCTTTGTTTGGTAAACCCTGGATCATGGACGATAAAACAGGAGTTTTCCCGCAACAACCCAACGGGCCAACGCTTTACGAACCTTCGAATTACAACGATCCGGGCAATTTTAATCCTGATGGAAAAGCTTCGGCTGAACACCTTGCCGGAGAGGGATATAGTCCGATAATTGCAGACGATATTGTTGCTGAGCCTTATGCACAGGGCCACCTATTTGTGGTACGCCCCGATGATCCATACGGAAAATTCAGCATTGAAAGTAAGGGAGCGGCCTTAAAACTATACGACGGCCGCATGAATCACAACAATGGCTGGTTTGTGATACGAAGCGAAATACCCGCAGGAAAAACAAAAGAGGCTATAAAATGGATCATTACACCTAATGTTGTTGAAGACTGGCAGTATACACCGGTTGTTCAAACGTCACAAGTCGGCTATCACAGCAAACAACAAAAAACAGCTATTATAGAACTCGATAAACGCAGCGAAAAAACAGAATCGCCTGCTTTATTCAAAATTACCGCTTCGGGTGAAGAAGAAGTACTCAGCAAACCCGGTGAAGAATGGGGCCAGTTTTTGCGCTACAACTACCTGAAATTCGATTTCACGGAAATAAATTCCCCCGGACTTTACCAGGTGCGTTACGGCAATTCTGCTTCTCCTGTTTTTCGGATTGATGATGCTGTTTACGATCGCGGAGTTTGGCAACCGGTACTGGAATATTTCCTTCCCGTTCAAATGTGCCACATGCGCGTAAACGAAAAATACCGTGTTTGGCACGACGACTGCCACATGGACGATGCGCGAATGGCACCGGTTAATTTTAACCACATCGATGGTTATGTGCAGGGAGAATCCACTTTAACTGATTATTCGCCCGGCGACGTTGTACCCGGATTAAATATTGGTGGCTGGCACGATGCCGGCGACTTTGACCTGCGTGTAGAGTCGCAGGCTGGTGAAGCTTATATTCTGGCTCTTGCTTACGAAGCATTTGGAGTGGACTACGATGCAACTTCCATCGATCAGCAAAAAAGAATATCCGAGATCCACCAGCCCGATGGGAAAGCCGACCTTTTGCAACAGGTTGAAAATGGTGCGCTTACTGTAATTGGCGGATACCGGGCTTTGGGACGACTTTACCGCGGTATTATCTGCAACAACCTTAGACAATATGTAATGCTGGGCGATGCATCGGCAATGACCGACAACATTTCGGGTAACGACGACGACCGCTGGGTATTTACAGAAGACAATCCTTACCGCGAATTGACCACCGCCGCACAAATGGCTGCTACAGCCCGTGTGCTAAAGGGTTTTAACGATACACTCAGCGCGCAGGCTCTTGATTGTGCCAAAACCTTATTTGAGGTTACTGAAGCAAACGGACGGTCCAAAGCGGCAAAAATACACGCGGCAACCGAGCTGTACCTTACTACCGGTGATGATATTTACAAAAATTACCTGCTTTCCGAAACCGAATTTATTACGCGAGCAATAGGATTTGTTGGCTGGTACATTGGCCGTGCCGAGAAAAAAATAAATGATCCTGATTTTACCAAAGCAATCAGGGGAGCCATGAGTGGCCTAAACGAACAAATAAAAAAACAAGGCGCCGAAACTCCGTACGGAATTCCTTATCGACCACAAATCTGGGGTGCCGGCTGGGATATCCAGTCCTTTGGTTTCAGGCAATACTTTTTGCACACGGCCTACCCCGATATTTTTAGCTCAGAATACATTTACAATGCTTTGAATTTTATTTTGGGGTGCCATCCCGGCTCCAATACTTCTTCGTTTGCTTCGGGGATTGGTGCGCGCTCGGCAACTGTTGGCTATGGTTTAAATCGCGCCGACTGGTCGTATATTCCGGGCGGCGTAGTGTCGGGTACAGCACTTATTCGCCCCGATTTCCCTGAACTGCTTGAATTCCCCTACCTGTGGCAACAAGTTGAATATGTGCTTGGCGGAGGCTCGTCGCATTTTATGTTTTTGGCACTGGCTGCTCAACAACTTCTGAAAGAAGAATAA